One stretch of Micromonospora cremea DNA includes these proteins:
- a CDS encoding integrase core domain-containing protein encodes MLACDFFHVDCTLTPQRLYVFFVIEVDSRYVHILGITTNPNGPWTNQAARNLLMDLGERADQFKVLIRDRAGQFTAAFDAVLADAGVTVCKIPPQCPRANAPAERFVPTARSEVTDRMLIFGERHLRRTLNQYARHYNGHRPHRALQLQPPRSDRPIVDLTHERIKRRPVLGGLINEYERAA; translated from the coding sequence ATGCTGGCCTGCGACTTCTTCCACGTGGACTGCACACTCACCCCCCAACGCCTGTACGTGTTCTTCGTCATCGAGGTCGACAGCCGCTACGTGCACATCCTCGGCATCACCACCAACCCCAACGGGCCGTGGACCAACCAGGCGGCCCGTAACCTCCTTATGGACCTTGGTGAACGCGCCGACCAGTTCAAGGTCCTCATCCGTGACCGAGCCGGCCAGTTCACCGCCGCCTTCGACGCCGTACTGGCCGATGCCGGCGTGACCGTGTGCAAGATCCCCCCGCAATGCCCGCGGGCGAACGCGCCTGCGGAACGGTTCGTCCCGACCGCCCGCAGCGAGGTGACCGACCGCATGCTCATCTTCGGCGAACGACATCTACGCCGAACACTCAATCAGTACGCACGTCACTACAACGGCCACCGTCCGCATCGGGCCCTGCAGTTGCAGCCCCCACGGTCCGACCGTCCCATCGTTGACCTCACGCATGAGCGGATCAAACGCCGACCCGTCCTCGGCGGGCTGATCAACGAGTACGAACGAGCCGCGTAG